One part of the Streptomyces ferrugineus genome encodes these proteins:
- a CDS encoding FAD-binding and (Fe-S)-binding domain-containing protein yields the protein MGISDLPAPVVRQEAARPSDPAALEAALRERVDGEVRFDAGSRAAYSTDASNFRQTPIGVVVPHTPEAAAEAVAVAREHDAPVLSRGGGTSLAGQCTNTAVVIDWSKYCTELESVDTEAHTCVVQPGIVLDELNRRLAPTGLCFGPEPATHANCTIGGMIGNNSCGATAQATGKVVDNIARLEVLLYDGTRFWCGETGDEEYAEIERHGDLRASVYRRLRALRDGHADEIRRRFPAIPRRVSGYNLDSLLPEHGFDVAGLLVGSESTLVTVLRAELELVPVVKERTLVVLGFEDVAAAADAVPAILPYEPVALEGVDRHLVHDERLKHLNRRAIDQLPEGNAYLMVQFGGETVEEADEWAHRMLDGLHESEHDAEVAFLDDPAHEEQLWQVREAGLGATAHVPGHPDTWEGWEDSAVAPERLGEYLRRLRGLFEEFGYQSDAGPSLYGHFGQGCVHTRIPFDLYSAQGVAGYRRFMERAADLVVEFGGSFSGEHGDGQSRGELLPRMFGQELVAAFGRLKAVFDPGDRMNPGKVVAPYRLDENLRIGADWAPYAPRDLHFRFPHDDGSFARAANRCVGVGKCRRLDTEDDGVMCPSYQVTLEEEHSTRGRARLLFEMLDGHGDSAIRDGWRSRAVKDALDLCLACKGCKSDCPADVDMATYKAEFLSHHYAGRPWLRPRSDLSMGWLPAVAQAVGRAGLSPVVNALTHTPPLSRAALAVAGVEDREVPLFARQSLQSWFAGRSGSGSGARGTVLLWPDTFTNFFQPHVGQAAVQLLEHAGWRVTMPREPLCCGLTWISTGQLGVAERVLTRTVRRLAGHLHDGGLVVGLEPSCTTVFRSDAEELFPDDRDVRRLAEQTVTLAELLTGHSPGYEPPQVPDRSARALAQVHCHQHAVLGWESDEELLRAAGVDVERLSSGCCGLAGNFGFERGHLEVSRACAERVLLPRLRQEDPAGVVLADGFSCRTQIHEFDSGGHEGVHLAELLASALPTSEVAASAYGVAPGARPTPPGRTARALALASAGLAAGGAAAGLVRMVRGPRG from the coding sequence ATGGGCATCTCGGATCTGCCCGCTCCCGTCGTACGGCAGGAAGCGGCACGCCCGTCCGATCCGGCCGCGCTGGAGGCCGCGCTGCGTGAGCGCGTCGACGGGGAGGTCCGGTTCGACGCCGGGAGCCGGGCCGCGTACTCCACCGACGCCTCGAACTTCCGGCAGACCCCGATCGGCGTGGTCGTACCGCACACCCCCGAGGCCGCCGCGGAGGCTGTGGCCGTCGCCCGGGAGCACGACGCGCCGGTGCTGTCGCGGGGCGGCGGGACCTCGCTGGCCGGGCAGTGCACCAACACGGCCGTCGTCATCGACTGGTCGAAGTACTGCACGGAGCTGGAGTCGGTCGATACCGAGGCGCACACCTGCGTCGTCCAGCCGGGCATCGTGCTCGACGAGCTCAACCGGCGGCTCGCCCCGACCGGGCTGTGCTTCGGCCCCGAGCCCGCCACCCACGCCAACTGCACGATCGGCGGCATGATCGGCAACAACTCCTGCGGCGCCACCGCGCAGGCGACCGGCAAGGTCGTCGACAACATCGCCCGCCTGGAGGTGCTGCTCTACGACGGCACCCGCTTCTGGTGCGGGGAGACCGGCGACGAGGAGTACGCCGAGATCGAGCGGCACGGCGATCTGCGGGCGTCCGTGTACCGGCGGCTGCGTGCCCTGCGCGACGGCCACGCCGACGAGATCCGCCGCCGCTTCCCGGCCATCCCCCGCCGAGTCTCCGGCTACAACCTCGACTCGCTGCTGCCCGAGCACGGCTTCGACGTCGCCGGGCTGCTGGTCGGCAGCGAGTCGACGCTGGTCACGGTCCTGCGGGCGGAGCTGGAGCTGGTGCCGGTGGTCAAGGAACGCACGCTGGTGGTGCTGGGGTTCGAGGACGTCGCGGCCGCCGCGGACGCCGTACCGGCGATCCTGCCGTACGAGCCGGTCGCGCTGGAGGGCGTCGACCGCCATCTCGTCCACGACGAACGGCTCAAGCACCTCAACCGCAGGGCCATCGACCAACTGCCCGAGGGCAACGCCTACTTGATGGTGCAGTTCGGCGGCGAGACCGTCGAGGAGGCCGACGAGTGGGCGCACCGGATGCTGGACGGGCTGCACGAGTCCGAGCACGACGCCGAGGTCGCCTTCCTGGACGATCCCGCCCACGAGGAACAGCTCTGGCAGGTCCGCGAGGCCGGTCTCGGCGCCACCGCGCACGTCCCCGGCCATCCCGACACCTGGGAGGGCTGGGAGGACTCGGCGGTGGCGCCGGAGCGGCTGGGCGAGTATCTGCGGCGGCTGCGCGGTCTGTTCGAGGAGTTCGGGTACCAGAGCGACGCCGGGCCGAGCCTCTACGGCCACTTCGGGCAGGGGTGCGTGCACACGCGGATCCCCTTCGACCTGTACAGCGCGCAGGGGGTGGCCGGCTACCGGCGGTTCATGGAGCGGGCGGCCGATCTCGTGGTCGAGTTCGGCGGGTCCTTCTCCGGCGAGCACGGGGACGGGCAGAGCCGGGGCGAGCTGCTGCCGCGGATGTTCGGCCAGGAGCTGGTGGCGGCCTTCGGCCGGCTCAAGGCCGTGTTCGACCCGGGCGACCGGATGAACCCCGGCAAGGTGGTGGCGCCGTACCGGCTCGACGAGAACCTGCGCATCGGCGCCGACTGGGCCCCGTACGCCCCGCGCGACCTGCACTTCCGCTTCCCGCACGACGACGGGTCCTTCGCCCGGGCCGCCAACCGGTGTGTGGGCGTGGGCAAATGCCGGCGCCTGGACACCGAGGACGACGGGGTGATGTGCCCGTCCTACCAGGTCACGCTGGAGGAGGAGCACTCCACGCGGGGCCGGGCCCGGCTGCTGTTCGAGATGCTCGACGGGCACGGCGACAGCGCGATCCGCGACGGCTGGCGTTCGCGGGCGGTCAAGGACGCGCTCGATCTGTGCCTGGCCTGCAAGGGCTGCAAGAGCGACTGTCCGGCCGATGTCGACATGGCGACCTACAAGGCGGAGTTCCTCTCCCACCACTACGCGGGCCGGCCCTGGCTGAGGCCCCGCTCCGATCTGTCGATGGGCTGGCTGCCGGCCGTCGCCCAGGCCGTGGGCCGCGCCGGGCTCTCTCCGGTGGTCAACGCCCTCACCCACACCCCGCCGCTGTCGCGGGCGGCGCTCGCGGTGGCCGGGGTCGAGGACCGGGAAGTGCCGCTGTTCGCACGGCAGTCGTTGCAGAGCTGGTTCGCCGGCCGGTCCGGCTCCGGCAGCGGCGCGCGCGGCACGGTGCTGCTGTGGCCGGACACCTTCACCAACTTCTTCCAGCCGCACGTGGGCCAGGCGGCGGTGCAGCTGCTGGAGCACGCGGGCTGGCGCGTGACGATGCCCCGCGAGCCGCTGTGCTGCGGGCTGACCTGGATCTCCACCGGCCAACTCGGCGTCGCCGAACGCGTCCTGACCCGGACCGTGCGCCGCCTCGCCGGTCACCTGCACGACGGCGGCCTGGTGGTCGGTCTGGAACCGAGCTGCACCACCGTATTCCGATCGGACGCCGAGGAGTTGTTCCCGGACGACCGGGATGTGCGCAGGCTGGCGGAGCAGACGGTGACCCTGGCCGAGTTGCTCACCGGGCACAGCCCCGGCTACGAGCCGCCGCAGGTGCCCGACCGCAGCGCCCGCGCCCTGGCCCAGGTGCACTGCCACCAGCACGCCGTACTGGGCTGGGAGTCCGACGAGGAACTGCTGCGCGCCGCCGGGGTCGACGTCGAGCGGCTGTCGTCCGGCTGCTGCGGCCTCGCCGGCAACTTCGGTTTCGAGCGGGGCCACTTGGAGGTCAGCCGGGCCTGCGCGGAACGCGTCCTGCTGCCCCGGCTCCGGCAGGAGGACCCCGCCGGCGTGGTCCTCGCGGACGGCTTCAGCTGCCGCACCCAGATCCACGAGTTCGACAGCGGCGGCCACGAGGGAGTCCATCTGGCCGAACTACTGGCCTCGGCGCTGCCCACGTCCGAGGTGGCGGCGAGTGCGTACGGAGTTGCTCCGGGGGCGCGACCGACACCCCCGGGGCGTACGGCACGGGCTCTCGCGCTGGCCTCGGCGGGGCTGGCGGCGGGCGGGGCGGCCGCGGGGCTGGTGCGGATGGTCCGGGGCCCGCGCGGCTGA
- a CDS encoding carbonic anhydrase: MGSVSQPQRRAVLTGGLVATAAVITGCSTKTDNGAASKASPVAAASPSASAAAPPETPSAVLKRLLEGNERWVKGSLQRPNQGVDRREAVDEEQDPYGVVVSCIDSRVPPEMVFDTGIGDLFAIRTGGQVVAPVVTGSIEYGPVTSGTPLIVVLGHQRCGAVKASYKALKERKPLPGDLQSIAEAVRPAYEAIAKAKHDDPVDAMVRTHARQTAAGLRRDPALAPLVKKGALAVVSAYYSLDTGRVEVLDGAPAA, translated from the coding sequence ATGGGCAGTGTCTCGCAACCGCAGCGCCGAGCCGTACTCACCGGAGGGCTCGTGGCGACCGCGGCCGTGATCACGGGCTGTTCGACGAAGACGGACAACGGCGCGGCTTCGAAGGCGTCGCCGGTCGCGGCGGCGAGCCCCTCGGCGTCCGCGGCCGCACCCCCCGAGACGCCCTCCGCGGTGCTCAAGCGCCTGCTGGAGGGCAACGAGCGCTGGGTGAAGGGCTCCCTCCAGCGCCCCAACCAGGGTGTCGACCGGCGCGAGGCCGTCGACGAGGAGCAGGACCCCTACGGCGTCGTCGTCTCGTGCATCGACTCCCGGGTCCCGCCGGAGATGGTCTTCGACACCGGCATCGGCGACCTGTTCGCGATACGCACCGGCGGCCAGGTGGTCGCCCCGGTGGTCACCGGTTCCATCGAGTACGGGCCGGTGACCTCCGGAACCCCGCTCATCGTCGTGCTCGGGCACCAGCGCTGCGGCGCGGTCAAGGCGTCGTACAAGGCCCTGAAGGAGCGCAAGCCGCTGCCGGGCGACCTGCAGTCGATCGCCGAGGCCGTCCGCCCGGCGTACGAGGCCATAGCCAAGGCGAAGCACGATGACCCGGTCGACGCCATGGTCCGCACCCACGCCAGGCAGACGGCGGCCGGCCTGCGCCGCGACCCCGCCCTCGCGCCCCTGGTGAAGAAGGGTGCCCTGGCCGTCGTCAGCGCCTACTACTCGCTGGACACGGGCCGGGTGGAGGTCCTCGACGGGGCGCCCGCGGCCTGA
- a CDS encoding maleylpyruvate isomerase family mycothiol-dependent enzyme, translating to MTDPELTADRGHRTGVWPLIHAERAALAADLEGLADERWATPSLCAGLTVREVLAHLTAAASLNGPRWLAGVIRCRFDFDKQVAMRLAEQLGATPQETLARFRRIVPSETKPPLPTIAMLGETIVHGEDIRRPLGIRRDLPIEVVTRVAEYYRGSDLVVVAKGRVGGLELVADDGPFRTGSGPLVSGPTLALVMAMTGRTAYCDDLEGDGVEVLRQR from the coding sequence ATGACTGATCCGGAACTGACAGCGGACCGCGGCCACCGGACCGGGGTCTGGCCCTTGATTCATGCCGAGCGTGCGGCTCTGGCGGCCGATCTCGAAGGGCTGGCGGACGAGCGATGGGCTACGCCGTCCCTCTGCGCGGGACTGACGGTGCGTGAGGTGCTGGCGCATCTCACCGCGGCCGCGAGTCTCAATGGCCCGCGCTGGCTGGCGGGTGTGATCCGCTGCCGGTTCGACTTCGACAAGCAGGTGGCCATGCGCCTGGCCGAGCAGTTGGGGGCGACTCCGCAGGAGACCCTTGCGCGGTTCCGGCGGATCGTGCCGAGCGAGACCAAGCCTCCCCTGCCCACGATCGCCATGCTGGGCGAGACGATCGTGCACGGGGAGGACATCCGGCGTCCGCTGGGCATCCGCCGTGACCTTCCGATCGAGGTCGTCACACGGGTCGCCGAGTACTACCGGGGCTCGGACCTCGTGGTCGTCGCCAAGGGGCGCGTCGGCGGCCTGGAACTGGTCGCCGACGACGGCCCTTTCAGGACCGGTTCCGGGCCGCTGGTGTCCGGCCCGACCCTGGCGCTGGTGATGGCCATGACCGGACGCACGGCGTACTGCGACGACCTCGAGGGCGACGGTGTGGAGGTGCTCCGCCAGCGCTGA
- a CDS encoding SDR family oxidoreductase has protein sequence MITGGSTGIGAATARALIKQGHRVAVTGRDADRLAAFAASVGAGERLLTLTGDTSDESHVAAAVRDIVGRWGRLDTVIANAGFSLPGTLEDHEPEAMRAMVLTNVLGPALLVRETLPHLRQSKGRIVIVGSVAGVRNTPGNLYSVTKWAAHALAENTRLLVGKDGVGVTVVAPGVVDTPFWDRRGGVPEAAPAMTAEQIADVIVFAINQPEGVDINQLTLRPSGQAG, from the coding sequence ATGATCACCGGCGGCTCGACCGGTATCGGTGCCGCCACCGCCCGCGCCCTGATCAAGCAGGGGCACCGCGTGGCCGTCACCGGTCGCGACGCCGACCGGCTGGCCGCCTTCGCCGCTTCCGTCGGGGCGGGGGAGCGGCTGCTGACGCTCACCGGTGACACCAGCGACGAGAGCCATGTCGCCGCCGCGGTGCGTGACATCGTGGGCAGGTGGGGCCGGCTGGACACGGTCATCGCCAACGCCGGGTTCTCGCTGCCCGGCACCCTGGAGGACCACGAGCCCGAGGCGATGCGCGCCATGGTGCTCACCAACGTCCTCGGCCCGGCCCTGTTGGTGCGGGAGACGCTGCCGCACCTCAGGCAGTCCAAGGGCCGGATCGTGATCGTCGGTTCGGTCGCCGGGGTCCGGAACACGCCCGGCAACCTGTACTCGGTCACCAAGTGGGCCGCGCACGCACTGGCCGAGAACACCCGGCTCCTGGTCGGCAAGGACGGAGTGGGCGTCACCGTCGTCGCCCCCGGGGTCGTGGACACCCCGTTCTGGGACAGGCGCGGCGGAGTGCCCGAGGCGGCACCGGCGATGACCGCCGAGCAGATCGCGGACGTGATCGTTTTCGCGATCAACCAGCCCGAAGGCGTGGACATCAACCAGCTCACCCTGCGGCCGTCCGGCCAGGCCGGCTGA
- a CDS encoding ferredoxin, protein MRLRVDRERCIGAGMCALTAPEVFDQDADDGRVLLLDAEPSAVHRAAARMAVGVCPSGAITFNEPQSGGP, encoded by the coding sequence ATGCGGCTGCGCGTCGACCGTGAGCGCTGCATCGGCGCCGGGATGTGCGCACTGACCGCCCCCGAGGTCTTCGACCAGGATGCCGACGACGGTCGGGTGCTCCTGCTGGACGCCGAGCCGTCCGCCGTCCATCGCGCGGCCGCTCGGATGGCCGTCGGTGTCTGCCCCTCCGGAGCGATCACCTTCAACGAGCCGCAGTCTGGCGGCCCTTGA
- a CDS encoding cytochrome P450 — MAESPHTVTTLPTTRQPGCPFDPPAELLDARRHGPISRYTHPGGRPGWLITGYDLVRSVLADPRFSSRKELMNVVDFELPPASPGEFLLTDEPQHSRYRKPLVGRFTVRRMRLLTERVEQVTAACLDAMEEAGPSADLVASFARPIPAVIICELLGVPYEERDSFQRQTEALMSGEPTEEELIAAYTAVQEYVARLVAAKRAHPTDDVLSELTDSDLTDEELQGVGLTLLAAGLDTTANMLSLGTFALLRNPAQLAALRADPALADRAVEELLRYLTVAKSFMRTALEDVELGGQTIEAGTTVVLSYHTANRDPERFADPQVLDIGRQSVGHLAFGHGIHQCLGQQLARVELRVALPALFDRFPALRLAVPPEEVELRPEFADIFGVKSLPVTWDEEES, encoded by the coding sequence ATGGCCGAATCCCCGCACACCGTCACGACGCTGCCGACGACGCGTCAGCCCGGCTGCCCCTTCGACCCGCCGGCCGAGTTACTGGACGCCCGCCGGCACGGCCCCATCAGCCGCTACACCCACCCCGGTGGGAGACCCGGCTGGCTGATCACCGGATACGACCTGGTCAGGTCGGTCCTGGCCGACCCGCGGTTCAGCTCACGCAAGGAGCTGATGAACGTGGTCGACTTCGAGCTTCCCCCGGCGTCGCCCGGCGAGTTCCTGCTCACGGACGAACCGCAGCACAGCCGCTACCGGAAGCCGCTGGTCGGCAGGTTCACGGTGCGGCGGATGCGGCTGCTCACCGAGCGGGTCGAGCAGGTCACCGCCGCCTGCCTGGACGCCATGGAGGAGGCCGGGCCGTCGGCGGATCTGGTGGCCTCGTTCGCCAGGCCCATTCCCGCCGTCATCATCTGTGAGCTGCTGGGCGTGCCGTACGAGGAACGGGACTCCTTCCAGCGGCAGACCGAAGCGCTGATGAGCGGGGAGCCGACCGAGGAGGAGCTGATCGCGGCCTACACCGCGGTCCAGGAGTACGTCGCGCGGCTGGTGGCCGCCAAGCGCGCGCACCCCACCGACGACGTGCTCAGCGAGCTCACCGACAGCGATCTGACCGACGAGGAACTGCAGGGCGTCGGCCTCACCCTGCTGGCGGCCGGACTCGACACCACCGCGAACATGCTGTCCCTCGGCACCTTCGCGCTGCTGCGGAACCCGGCCCAACTGGCCGCGCTGCGCGCCGATCCCGCGCTCGCCGACCGGGCCGTGGAGGAGCTGCTGCGGTATCTGACGGTCGCCAAGTCGTTCATGAGGACGGCGCTGGAGGACGTCGAGCTGGGCGGCCAGACCATCGAGGCCGGCACGACGGTCGTCCTGTCGTACCACACCGCCAACCGCGACCCCGAGCGCTTCGCCGACCCCCAGGTGCTCGACATCGGCAGGCAGAGCGTCGGGCACCTGGCCTTCGGACACGGCATCCACCAGTGCCTGGGCCAGCAGCTCGCCCGCGTCGAGCTGCGGGTCGCGCTTCCCGCGTTGTTCGACCGCTTTCCCGCGCTGCGTCTGGCCGTACCGCCCGAGGAGGTCGAGCTGCGCCCGGAGTTCGCGGACATCTTCGGGGTCAAGAGCCTCCCGGTCACCTGGGACGAGGAGGAGTCGTGA